The Epinephelus lanceolatus isolate andai-2023 chromosome 14, ASM4190304v1, whole genome shotgun sequence region CTGTAGATTAGAAGAACTGTCTTTCAGTTGGTACTGAATAATGTTGCAGCTTGGACTTGTACATTAGACACATTTGACTTGTACTCTGTCTTGCTGACTGTTGACAGGTGATTTCAACACCAGATACTGCAATAGTTGTCCACACTTAATTATATTATGATACAGATGTTGCAACCTTGGAAATGTATTTAAGACACATTTGACTTGTATTCTGCCCTTTTGCACAAACTTAACTGTGATTTTGACACCAGATATTGCAGTTAGATGTCCACATTTAACCATATTGAAACTGTAGATGTTGTcgatcagaaaacatttcattatatgttttttttttttttttttctgttttagtcATTTAGTTTTGGGGACTTGGTGAGTTCATGTTTTCACTGTGGCTCTTCCTTGTCATGATCTCAGTCTCCCACTTCAGGCAAAGATTAACTTAAAAACAGCTATTAGAAGAACTGTCTTTGAGTTGGTACTGAATAATGTTGCACCTTGGACTTGTACTTTGTCTTGCTGACTGTTAATTATAACTACAGATGTTGCTGATCAGAAAACATTCCATTATAGACCTTTTTTACacttgttttatctgttttgttATTTAGATCTGAGGACTTGTTGGGTTTATgagtttttcctctttctctccaggcAGCTCCACACACCCAccaacatcctcctcctctctctggctctctcaGACTTTCTCGTGGGCCTCCTGGTGCTACCGGGAGAAATCCTGCTAAAAACAGCCTGCTGGTTTCTTGGTGACCTCTTGTGTTTGCTCTATTTTTATGTGTCCTTCATCATTACGTCTTCTTCCATAGGAGACATGGTGCTCATATCAGTCGACCGCTGTGTTGCGATTTGTGACCCTCTGCATTACACCACCAGAGTCACTGTGAAAAgagttaaactgtgtgtgtgtctgtgttggctcTGTGCTGTTTCTTACAGCAGTCTCTTGTTAAAGGATGACCTGACTCAACCAGGCAGGTATAATTCCTGCCATGGAGAGTGTGTGATTGTCATTAACCACACTGCAGGAGCTGTTGACCTTGTTGTAACCGTTATTGTTCCCATTTCTGTCATTGTCATTTTGTACATGAGAGTATTTGTTGTGGCTGTGTCTCAGGCTCGTGCCATGCGCTCTcacatcacagctgtcactctccagctttcagtgaatcaaaaaacaaagaaatcgGAGCTGAAAGCAGCCAGGACTCTTGGTGTTCTTGTAATTGTGTTTCTAATATGTTTCTGCCCATTTTACTGTGTCGCTCTTGCAGGTGATGCCTTGGTTAGTTCTTCATCTGCATGGCTTTATCTGTTCTTTTTGAACTCATGTCTTAATCCATTGATCTAtgccttgtttttttcctggtttAGAAAAGCAGTTAAACTCATTGTCAGTCTTCAGATTCTGCAGCCTGGCTCCTGTGAGACCAACATACTGTAGAGAGGCTGTGGAGTGACTGAAATGAGGCCTGCTCCACCAAGATTTTGAATTGAAAATCACAAAAACCTTTGGTAACACTACATAATACGGCCCGCGTCCTTAGTGTGTACCTCCTGTTCACCTACCACCTACTTTACCCCAACTTCCACAGATGTACAGTGTAACTTCCCCCACTCACTTCCCGCACGTATTTCCCCATGtcttacagtataactaggctgcttcTTAGAGCGTACCTCCCgttccaacctgatctcacagaaataggtgaaatgaccacgacctcttaacgctgcattccgtggtggcagcacgtaatgggttgaaattacgtgctggtaccacggaaacaatgccaatgtaaagtcgaTTAGGATCCTTTTTCGTGGTGAACACACgtattccctgattcaacaacgtcctgtatagacacaaaaacactaaattgttcttgatattaaaacggcaaatatattcctctgttataatttcccaccaataataataataataataataataataataataataataataataataataacatgatagtttggctgtactagatatttgatatattcaaaAATTCAGTCCCAAAAACGTTTCTAGataacttgctaaaatatctgaagttAACCATCATCCTTGCTTCTTCTTAACATATTTTATCTagatgcagtgtcattactagttcagctttactagacttttgatatattcagtagatgtatctttttacgactctattttacaacaagccacaaaaaacctaccgtcccaaaaacgccatttttagagtactatcaaaaatatctgaaattagccaacatccttgctttttttcttaacatagttcatctaggtgcagtgtcattactagttcggcttcactagatattagatatattcagtagatctatctttttacgaccctattttacgaccctattttacaagccgcaaaaaaaccTGCCATCCCGAAAATGCCGTTTCtagcgtattagctaaaatatcgaaaattagccgacatctttactttttcttaacatagttcatctaggtgcagtgtgtttagtgttttagtTTGGCTtcactagatattagatatattgggtagatatatctttttacaaccctatttagaaccctgctttgcaaatcagaagaactacaactatgttgctgatatgtatcaagctgcatggagtggtcccagggaattgtagtaaATTGTAGTAACGTTTTTGTGTTTAGCGGCTTTTTTGTAATAAACTGTTAAGAACTTTTACTCCGCCTGTCTCCTGCTACTTGGGTCCCGTTGGTTATCACGCCAGTCCGTAACAGAATTATCTGGCCAAAAATGGACCCAGCAGAGACAGAGCGTTTGAGAAATGCACTTGCTACACAGGGAGCCATGGTTGGCAACCATGACACCATGCTGAAGCAGATTTTGGACCATATGCACCAGTTTACAGACAGCGTCACACGGATCGGCGGGCGACTGGATGCCTTCGCGGACTGGCTCGTCTCCTCCGGACCTTCCACCCAGCCTCCTGCTCCTCCGACACAGCCGGAGAATCCACCCAGCAGCGCCACCCCCCAGCCCCGAGAACCATACATTCCCATCCCTGCCAGGTATGAAGGAAACTTAGTGACATGTGCTCAGTTTTTACACCAGTCCTCCTTAGTTTTTAGTCAGCAACCTGTAAGCTATGCCACTCATGCTTCAAGAATAGCATTTGTTATGAATTTGCTTTCAGGACAAGCCGCAGCTTGAGCCTTAGCCATCTCCGGCCAACGCCAAGAAATTTGTTCAAATTACGCTTGTTTTGctgaagaaatgaaaaaagtttttgaTCATCCCGTTAAAGGGAGAGAAGCTACGGGAAAACTGTTAGATTTACGACAGGGCAACCAGTCAGTCTCCCAGTACACAGTTT contains the following coding sequences:
- the LOC144466765 gene encoding trace amine-associated receptor 13c-like — translated: MEELCFPQLLNTSCRKPTSPWANFVLLNIVLYFISLLTVALNLLVIISVSHFRQLHTPTNILLLSLALSDFLVGLLVLPGEILLKTACWFLGDLLCLLYFYVSFIITSSSIGDMVLISVDRCVAICDPLHYTTRVTVKRVKLCVCLCWLCAVSYSSLLLKDDLTQPGRYNSCHGECVIVINHTAGAVDLVVTVIVPISVIVILYMRVFVVAVSQARAMRSHITAVTLQLSVNQKTKKSELKAARTLGVLVIVFLICFCPFYCVALAGDALVSSSSAWLYLFFLNSCLNPLIYALFFSWFRKAVKLIVSLQILQPGSCETNIL